From a region of the Pongo abelii isolate AG06213 chromosome 9, NHGRI_mPonAbe1-v2.0_pri, whole genome shotgun sequence genome:
- the RELT gene encoding tumor necrosis factor receptor superfamily member 19L isoform X3, protein MKPSLLCQPVSCFLMLLPWPLATLTSTTLWQCPPGEEPDLDPGQGTLCRPCPPGTFSAAWGSSPCQPHARCNLWRRLEAQVGTATRDTLCGDCWPGWFGPWGVPRVPCQLCSWAPLGTHGCDEWGRRARRGVEVAAGASSGGETRQPGNGTRAGGPEETAAQYAVIAIVPVFCLMGLLGILVCNLLKRKGYHCTSHKEVGPGPGGGGSGINPAYRTEDANEDTIGVLVRLITEKKENAAALEELLKEYHSKQLVQTSHRPVSKFRVARIPEQRTSSMVSEVKTIMEAGPLGGDLPDSPQPGLPSEQQALLGSGGSHTKWLKPPAENKAEENRYVVRLSESNLVI, encoded by the exons ATGAAGCCAAGTCTGCTGTGCCAGCCCGTGTCCTGCTTCCTTATG CTGCTGCCCTGGCCTCTCGCCACCCTGACATCAACAACCCTTTGGCAGTGCCCACCTGGGGAGGAGCCCGACCTG GACCCGGGGCAGGGCACATTATGCAGGCCCTGCCCCCCAGGCACCTTCTCAGCTGCATGGGGCTCCAGCCCATGCCAGCCCCATGCCCGCTGCAACCTTTGGAGGAGgctggaggcccaggtgggcacgGCAACTCGAGATACACTCTGTGGAGACTGCTGGCCTGG GTGGTTTGGGCCTTGGGGGGTTCCCCGTGTTCCATGTCAGCTGTGTTCCTGGGCACCACTGGGTACTCATGGCTGTGATG AGTGGGGGCGGCGGGCCCGACGTGGCGTGGAGGTGGCAGCAGGGGCCAGCAGCGGTGGTGAGACACGGCAGCCTGGGAACGGCACCCGGGCAGGTGGCCCAGAGGAGACGGCCGCCCAGTACGCGGTCATCGCCATCGTCCCTGTCTTTTGCCTCATGGGGCTGTTGGGCATCCTGGTGTGCAACCTCCTCAAGCGGAAGGGCTACCACTGCACGTCACACAAGGAGGTCGGGCctggccctggaggtggaggcagtg GAATCAACCCTGCCTACCGGACTGAGGATGCCAATGAGGACACCATTGGGGTCCTGGTGCGCCTGATCACAGAGAAGAAAG AGAATGCTGCGGCCCTGGAGGAGCTGCTGAAAGAGTACCACAGCAAACAGCTGGTGCAGACGAGCCACAGGCCTGTGTCCAA GTTCCGCGTGGCTCGAATTCCTGAGCAGCGGACAAGTTCAATGGTGTCTGAGGTGAAGACCATCATGGAGGCTGGACCCTTGGGGGGTGATCTCCCTGACTCCCCACAACCTGGCCTCCCCTCTGAGCAGCAGGCACTGCTAGGAAGTGGCGGAAGCCATACTAAGTGGCTGAAGCCCCCAGCAGAGAACAAGGCCGAG GAGAACCGCTATGTGGTCCGGCTAAGTGAGAGCAACCTGGTCATCTGA
- the RELT gene encoding tumor necrosis factor receptor superfamily member 19L isoform X2, whose amino-acid sequence MKPSLLCQPVSCFLMLLPWPLATLTSTTLWQCPPGEEPDLDPGQGTLCRPCPPGTFSAAWGSSPCQPHARCNLWRRLEAQVGTATRDTLCGDCWPGWFGPWGVPRVPCQLCSWAPLGTHGCDGINPAYRTEDANEDTIGVLVRLITEKKENAAALEELLKEYHSKQLVQTSHRPVSKLPPAPPNVPHICPHRHHLHTVQGLASLSGPCCSRCSQKKWPEVLLSPEAIAATTPAPSLLPNPTRVPKAGAKAGRQGEITILSVGRFRVARIPEQRTSSMVSEVKTIMEAGPLGGDLPDSPQPGLPSEQQALLGSGGSHTKWLKPPAENKAEENRYVVRLSESNLVI is encoded by the exons ATGAAGCCAAGTCTGCTGTGCCAGCCCGTGTCCTGCTTCCTTATG CTGCTGCCCTGGCCTCTCGCCACCCTGACATCAACAACCCTTTGGCAGTGCCCACCTGGGGAGGAGCCCGACCTG GACCCGGGGCAGGGCACATTATGCAGGCCCTGCCCCCCAGGCACCTTCTCAGCTGCATGGGGCTCCAGCCCATGCCAGCCCCATGCCCGCTGCAACCTTTGGAGGAGgctggaggcccaggtgggcacgGCAACTCGAGATACACTCTGTGGAGACTGCTGGCCTGG GTGGTTTGGGCCTTGGGGGGTTCCCCGTGTTCCATGTCAGCTGTGTTCCTGGGCACCACTGGGTACTCATGGCTGTGATG GAATCAACCCTGCCTACCGGACTGAGGATGCCAATGAGGACACCATTGGGGTCCTGGTGCGCCTGATCACAGAGAAGAAAG AGAATGCTGCGGCCCTGGAGGAGCTGCTGAAAGAGTACCACAGCAAACAGCTGGTGCAGACGAGCCACAGGCCTGTGTCCAA GCTGCCGCCAGCGCCCCCGAACGTGCCACACATCTGCCCGCACCGCCACCACCTCCACACCGTGCAGGGCCTGGCCTCGCTCTCTGGCCCCTGCTGCTCCCGCTGTAGCCAGAAGAAGTGGCCCGAGGTGCTGCTGTCCCCTGAGGCTATAGCCGCCACTACTCCTGCTCCCAGCCTTCTGCCTAACCCGACCAGGGTTCCCAAGGCTGGCGCCAAGGCAGGGCGTCAGGGCGAGATCACCATCTTGTCTGTGGGCAG GTTCCGCGTGGCTCGAATTCCTGAGCAGCGGACAAGTTCAATGGTGTCTGAGGTGAAGACCATCATGGAGGCTGGACCCTTGGGGGGTGATCTCCCTGACTCCCCACAACCTGGCCTCCCCTCTGAGCAGCAGGCACTGCTAGGAAGTGGCGGAAGCCATACTAAGTGGCTGAAGCCCCCAGCAGAGAACAAGGCCGAG GAGAACCGCTATGTGGTCCGGCTAAGTGAGAGCAACCTGGTCATCTGA
- the RELT gene encoding tumor necrosis factor receptor superfamily member 19L isoform X1 codes for MKPSLLCQPVSCFLMLLPWPLATLTSTTLWQCPPGEEPDLDPGQGTLCRPCPPGTFSAAWGSSPCQPHARCNLWRRLEAQVGTATRDTLCGDCWPGWFGPWGVPRVPCQLCSWAPLGTHGCDEWGRRARRGVEVAAGASSGGETRQPGNGTRAGGPEETAAQYAVIAIVPVFCLMGLLGILVCNLLKRKGYHCTSHKEVGPGPGGGGSGINPAYRTEDANEDTIGVLVRLITEKKENAAALEELLKEYHSKQLVQTSHRPVSKLPPAPPNVPHICPHRHHLHTVQGLASLSGPCCSRCSQKKWPEVLLSPEAIAATTPAPSLLPNPTRVPKAGAKAGRQGEITILSVGRFRVARIPEQRTSSMVSEVKTIMEAGPLGGDLPDSPQPGLPSEQQALLGSGGSHTKWLKPPAENKAEENRYVVRLSESNLVI; via the exons ATGAAGCCAAGTCTGCTGTGCCAGCCCGTGTCCTGCTTCCTTATG CTGCTGCCCTGGCCTCTCGCCACCCTGACATCAACAACCCTTTGGCAGTGCCCACCTGGGGAGGAGCCCGACCTG GACCCGGGGCAGGGCACATTATGCAGGCCCTGCCCCCCAGGCACCTTCTCAGCTGCATGGGGCTCCAGCCCATGCCAGCCCCATGCCCGCTGCAACCTTTGGAGGAGgctggaggcccaggtgggcacgGCAACTCGAGATACACTCTGTGGAGACTGCTGGCCTGG GTGGTTTGGGCCTTGGGGGGTTCCCCGTGTTCCATGTCAGCTGTGTTCCTGGGCACCACTGGGTACTCATGGCTGTGATG AGTGGGGGCGGCGGGCCCGACGTGGCGTGGAGGTGGCAGCAGGGGCCAGCAGCGGTGGTGAGACACGGCAGCCTGGGAACGGCACCCGGGCAGGTGGCCCAGAGGAGACGGCCGCCCAGTACGCGGTCATCGCCATCGTCCCTGTCTTTTGCCTCATGGGGCTGTTGGGCATCCTGGTGTGCAACCTCCTCAAGCGGAAGGGCTACCACTGCACGTCACACAAGGAGGTCGGGCctggccctggaggtggaggcagtg GAATCAACCCTGCCTACCGGACTGAGGATGCCAATGAGGACACCATTGGGGTCCTGGTGCGCCTGATCACAGAGAAGAAAG AGAATGCTGCGGCCCTGGAGGAGCTGCTGAAAGAGTACCACAGCAAACAGCTGGTGCAGACGAGCCACAGGCCTGTGTCCAA GCTGCCGCCAGCGCCCCCGAACGTGCCACACATCTGCCCGCACCGCCACCACCTCCACACCGTGCAGGGCCTGGCCTCGCTCTCTGGCCCCTGCTGCTCCCGCTGTAGCCAGAAGAAGTGGCCCGAGGTGCTGCTGTCCCCTGAGGCTATAGCCGCCACTACTCCTGCTCCCAGCCTTCTGCCTAACCCGACCAGGGTTCCCAAGGCTGGCGCCAAGGCAGGGCGTCAGGGCGAGATCACCATCTTGTCTGTGGGCAG GTTCCGCGTGGCTCGAATTCCTGAGCAGCGGACAAGTTCAATGGTGTCTGAGGTGAAGACCATCATGGAGGCTGGACCCTTGGGGGGTGATCTCCCTGACTCCCCACAACCTGGCCTCCCCTCTGAGCAGCAGGCACTGCTAGGAAGTGGCGGAAGCCATACTAAGTGGCTGAAGCCCCCAGCAGAGAACAAGGCCGAG GAGAACCGCTATGTGGTCCGGCTAAGTGAGAGCAACCTGGTCATCTGA